In Mercenaria mercenaria strain notata chromosome 14, MADL_Memer_1, whole genome shotgun sequence, the following are encoded in one genomic region:
- the LOC123527736 gene encoding cell death protein 3-like, producing MERTEDMEIRIEQLEEAKLIYKMTEGGRKMCLIIANSKFSRQARLEACKLDCRYLTALFTGLNFDVEGKENLTAEGIKAFLEDKKRHLDVDLECFACVITSHGDPRGILGIDDAVIEFQNILDMFDRDHCPELANKPKLFLFDVCRRSGVDLVQLKAKKIVNYTMIPPTKSDILVAHATTNDYVSFCDRNYGSRFCRSFVKVVSENACRYSILDMLLMVNEMVGEFTSGGVLQSVQFDCSMRKQFFFPLPVIRQAKAIAAHETKTSLEEDRDVKQTGL from the exons ATGGAAAGAACAGAAGACATGGAAATACGGATAGAGCAATTGGAGGAAGCAAAATTA ATTTACAAGATGACGGAAGGCGGGAGAAAAATGTGTCTCATTATTGCAAACTCAAAGTTTAGTAGGCAGGCAAGGTTGGAGGCATGTAAACTAGATTGTCGTTACCTAACAGCTTTGTTCACAGGACTTAATTTCGATGTAGAGGGGAAAGAAAATCTTACCGCTGAG GGAATAAAGGCATTCCTAGAAGACAAGAAAAGACACCTTGACGTTGACCTTGAGTGTTTTGCATGTGTAATAACGAGCCATGGAGATCCAAGAGGAATTCTAGGAATTGATGACGCAGTGATCGAGTTTCAGAACATTCTGGACATGTTTGACAGAGACCATTGCCCTGAACTGGCAAACAAGCCAAAACTGTTTCTCTTTGATGTCTGTCGAAGAA GTGGTGTAGACCTGGTCCAGCTGAAAGCCAAGAAAATAGTGAACTACACAATGATTCCACCAACAAAATCTGATATTTTAGTTGCCCATGCAACTACAAATG ATTATGTTTCATTTTGCGATCGGAACTATGGGTCCAGATTCTGTCGAAGTTTCGTAAAAGTGGTCAGTGAAAATGCTTGCAGATATAGCATTTTAGACATGCTTTTAATG GTCAACGAAATGGTTGGGGAATTTACAAGTGGTGGAGTCCTGCAATCTGTACAATTTGATTGTTCTATGCGTAAACAGTTTTTCTTCCCTCTACCTGTAATACGTCAG GCGAAGGCCATTGCCGCACATGAAACGAAGACGTCGCTAGAAGAGGACAGAGACGTTAAACAAACGGGACTTTAA
- the LOC128548243 gene encoding uncharacterized protein LOC128548243, translating to MPGSNYDQLVVFIQFICPQPLRRLLYSLASATVTPGKHFDFDSFLRSEKTSLDNLVKRDKISQSQYHRIYHIGGKSNINDLDVHSLVVLLQYLFQGVLSEDQTHAISCIQRRYYLLLILSITATDSVPSNVFESMWTELEEATLTLADKEDETAGDFYTELSELIKQAKYNSLPNAPSYIKAWYIEVSAMQGQTDNEESQCFQCKLGEKATVTEEEHIDHSHEILGADKTA from the exons ATGCCTGGGAGTAATTATGATCAGCTCGTGGTGTTTATTCAGTTCATTTGTCCACAGCCATTACGTCGACTTCTTTATAGTCTAGCCAGTGCAACAGTGACACCGGgtaaacattttgattttgacaGTTTCCTTCGTTCCGAAAAGACCTCGCTTGACAATCTGGTAAAAAGGGACAAAATAAGTCAGAGTCAGTACCATCGTATATATCATATTGGCGGGAAATCAAATATAAACGACTTGGATGTACATTCGCTAGTCGTGCTTCTGCAATATCTGTTTCAAGGAGTATTGTCTGAAGACCAAACCCATGCGATAAGCTGTATACAGAGAAGATACTATTTACTTCTTATATTGTCAATAACTGCAACAGATTCAGTACCAAGCAATGTATTTGAAAGTATGTGGACAGAGCTAGAGGAAGCTACGTTAACACTTGCAGACAAAGAAGACGAGACAGCTGGTGACTTCTACACCGAACTTAGTGAGCTTATCAAACAAGCGAAGTACAATTCTTTGCCAAACgcaccaagttacatcaaagccTGGTATATAGAAGTATCAGCAATGCAGGGACAAACAGACAATGAAGAAAGTCAATGTTTTCAATGCAAATTAG GGGAAAAAGCAACAGTCACAGAAGAAGAACATATCGACCATTCCCATGAAATATTAG GAGCAGATAAAACCGCTTAA